Genomic window (Chryseobacterium bernardetii):
TGGTTTTACTTTTAGTAGTGGGAGAAAAAAGCAGGCTGTCCTGATTTCCGCTAAAATAAATATCTTCAAAAATCTTTCTCTCAGGTTTTAATGTAATCACTTTTTCCTCACTCATAAAATTGTTGCTTTAAAAGCTACAAAACTAAGCTAAATATCCTCATATTGATCACTGATTGCTGAAAGTTTATTCATCAGTTCTCTGTTTCTCCGTTTTAAAGCGTCCAGTTTCTTCAGCATATTATGAATCACTTCCAAACCAGGAAGATTAATTTCAAGGTCATAATGCCAATTGGCAAACTTTTCCAAATCCGGAAGATCTTCATACATCAGATAATGAATATCATTTTCTATCTGTATGTTCAGCAGGCCATAATCTACAAGTTCATCAAAAAAAGTGATTTCTATATTATATATTCTTACGAGTTCTTCCCGTGATATTCTTTCATTCATAGCCTAGGAATTTTTAAGTTGTTCAAAAAGTTCTTTCTGCTTATCGGTAAGGTTAGTGGGCAGCTTCACTTCGTAGGTTACAAAAAGATCGCCGTGCTCGCTTTCTTTTTTATAGACAGGAAAACCTTTACCTTTCAGCCTTACCGTCATACCGCTTTGCGTTTCCGGTTTTACTTTAAGGTTAACACTTCCGTTTAGGGTATTTACCTTTACATCCCCGCCTAAAACTGCGGTATACAGATCAATAGCAACCTTTGTTTTAAGATCATCTCCTATCCTTTCAAAATCAGGATCTATTGGAATATTAAATGTGATGTAGAGATCCCCGTTTGGACCGCCATTTACTCCGGGGTTTCCATGACCTTTCAATTTGATCTTCTGCCCATCATAAACTCCGGCAGGAATTGTGATTCTTACTTTTTTACCATTGATTTCAAAAGTCTGCGGATGTGTTACTGCAGCATCTCTCAAATTCAGGGTTAATTCTGCCTGTACATCCTGACCTTTAAATTTTCCTGAAGCTCTGCCTCTTGAACTTCTACCAAATCCGCCGGCTCCGCCAAACATATTCTGGAAGAAGTCTGAAAAATCTTCGCCTTCACCAAAGTCTGCACCGGAGAAACCACCACCGTAGTTGTGTTGCTGCTGATATTGTCTTTGCTGTTGTTGAGCTTTTTCGTATTCTTCACCATGTTTCCAGTTTTCTCCGTACTTATCATACTTTGCCCGGTTTTCCGGATTACTGAGAACTTCATTGGCTTCGTTCAGCTCTTTGAATTTTCTTTCTGATTCTTTATCATCAGGATTAAGGTCCGGATGTAGTTTTCTGGCCAATTTCCGGTAAGCCTTTTTGATATCATCCTGGGTTGCACTTTTATCTACACCTAAAATTTTATAGTAATCTATATAAGCCATAGAAACGATGTTTACTCAAATTTATGAAATTTAGGTCTGAATATTGTATAACAAAGTGTTAAAAATAAAACTATCTTTGATAAAAACTACCGAATGAAAGAGGTACTGAAAAACTATTCCGGAATCTTATTTTTACTTCTGGGAATCACTATTGGAAGCATTATAGGAATTATTGCTCCCGGCTTGGTGGAATTTATAAAGCCATTAGGAGATATATTTCTGAACCTTCTCTTTGTAAGTGTTGTACCTCTGGTATTCTTTGCAGTATCCAATTCTATTGCATCTTTAGAGCAACAGTCTAAATTTGGAAAGATCATTCTTATCATGGCACTTACCTTTCTGTTTTTTATTCTGACTGCTGCTATTTTTACGATCTGCGCCGTGTATCTGTTTCCGGTTTCCGGAGTTTCCGGAAGTTCTGATATAATTGCAGAAGCAGCGAATGAAGATAGCTGGGGAAACAGGATTGTAAGCTTCTTTACTGTGGGAGAATTTACATCGTTGTTTTCCAGACAGAATATGCTGGCACTCCTTATTTTTGCTTTTATGACTGGTTTTGCAGCCCGAAAAACAGGAGAAGCAGGGCACCCTTTCAGGGTATTTATAGCATCAGGATATGAAGTGATGAAAGAGCTGCTGTTATTGGTAATGAAGATGGCCCCGGTTGGTCTGGGAGCCTATTTTGCTTACCAGGTAGCTACATTAGGGCCACAGCTTTTTGGATTCTATGCTAAACCTTTAGGATTATATTATATTGCAGGAATTATTTATTTTCTTGTTTTCTTTTCTATATATGCGTTTATGGCAAATGGACGGAATGGAGTGAAGAGTTTCTGGACCAATGCCATTTACCCGACTCTTACTGCTATAAGTACCTGCAGCAGTTTTGCTACCATGCCCGCCAATTTACAGGCTGCATCCAAGATCGGAATTCCGAATTCTATCGCTAACCTTGTCATTCCCATTGGGACAACTCTGCATAAAAACGGTTCTTCGATGTCTTCAATTATTAAAATCTATGTTGCTTTTTTAATTATTGGAAAAGATTTTTTTGATCCTGCCAACTTACTTTTAGCATTGGGAATAACCGTTTTTGTAAGTATTGTGGCTGGTGGAATTCCTAATGGCGGATATATTGGAGAAATGCTGATGATCTCGGTGTATAAGTTACCTCAGGAAGCTATTCCGGCGGTTATGATTATCGGCACCCTGGTAGATCCTTTAGCTACGGTTTTAAATTCTGTGGGAGATATTGTAGCAGCCATGTTTGTGAACCGGTTTGTCAAGGTTGATAAATGATATGGAATTATACATGAAATTTTTCCTGTGTCAGAAATAGAAGATTCAATCTAGATCATGACAACCGGTATGAAATGATATATAGTTACCCGATCTTAAAGTTATTCGCTGCGTTTTACAGATTCAAGGTTTTCGTATTCTTCTGGGCTAAAAAGTCTGTATTGCACTTTGAATGTTTTACCTAAAGGAGTTTCTAACGAGAAACCTCCTGGTCCGAACCCGTCCGTCACATCAAGTGTAAAATGAGAGTATTTCCAGTATTCAAAAAGATCACGGTCTATCCAGAACTCATGCCCGTTGATGGTTCCTATCATAGCATCATTCATCCTTGGAAAAAATCCTCCTTTTTCAAAACATTGCGGCTGGGTACCTTCACAGCAGCCTCCTGCCTGGTAAAACATCAGTTCACCATACTTTTCTTCAAGTTCCCGGATGACTTCCAGGGCTTTTTCTGTTGCCGAAAGTCTTGATATTTTCCCTTTCATTATCTTATCTGTTATTATATATAAAGGCAGCTATCATTATAAAAGATCCCGGTAAAATAAAATTTTAACCGGGATCAGTAGCATCATCTTTAATTTGAGCCTGCAATATCCAATACTATTCTGCCATCAATCTGGCCTTTTTTCATTTTATCAAATACATCATTGATATCTTCCAATTTTGCTGAGGTTACGGTAGCTTTTACAAGTCCTTCATTGGCAAAATCCAATGCTTCCTGCAAATCTTTTCTGGTTCCTACAATAGATCCTCTTACGGTAATTCTTTTTAAAACTGTTTCAAAAATAGGAAGTTCGAATGATCCGGGAGGCAGTCCGTTGAGAGCAATGGTTCCTTTTCTTCTTAAAACATCTATTCCCTGCTTGAACGCAATTGGAGAGACAGCAGTGATTAATGCACCATGCATTCCTCCTACTTCTTTATGCAGATATTCACCGGGATCTGTATTCTTCGCATTAACTACAAGGTCTGCCCCTAATTTTTTTGCAAGGTCAAGTTTATCATCTGCAACATCAATGGCAGCAACATGCATACCCATTGCTTTTGCGTACTGAACCGCTACGTGTCCCAAACCTCCGATCCCTGAAATGGCAACCCATTCTCCGGGTTTGGTTTCAGTTTCTTTTAGTCCTTTATAAACGGTTACTCCCGCACATAATATAGGTGCAATCTCAAGAAAATTCACGTCTGATTTTAGGTGCCCCACATATCTCGAATCTGCTATTACATATTCTGCAAATCCTCCGTCTACACTGTATCCTCCATTTTTCTGAGCTTCACAAAGAGTTTCCCATCCTGTAATGCAGTAATCGCAACAGCCACACGCGCTGTACAGCCATGGAACTCCTACAGCATCCCCCTCTTTTACAAAAGCTTCAGGTCCGCAAGCTACTACAATACCTACACCTTCATGCCCTGGAATAAGCGGCATTTTGGGTTTGGCAGGCCAATCTCCATCTACAGCGTGTAAATCTGTGTGACAAACGCCGCAGGCAATAACCTTTACAAGCACTTCATATCTTCCGGGTTCTCTTACAGGAACTTCTTCTATTTTCAGGGGCTGCCCGAAGCCTTGAACTACAGCAGCTTTCATTGTTTTTGGGATCATATTTTATTTTTTGAATGAGTTTATCAGGGTTATTTTGAGTAATTATCCAATTGTCCTCTAAAAAAATATTTTTTAGGGTAAAAGTTTAAATAAAGGACGCTACATACCCTGCGTGAGGGATAGTAAGGGCGGCGAGGGACGAGCCGGTACGCAATGCAATGAAGTACCGAAACAAAGTGAAGCCCTGAATAGCCCGACCGTTTGCCTTGGGAAAAGCCAAGGCAATCGGGCACGTCCTACATAATATTAAAAGAAACCTAACTTGTTTTTGTTGTACGAGATCAGCATATTTTTGGTCTGACGGTAATGATCCAGCATCATTTTATGATTCTCTCTTCCTATTCCGGATTGTTTATATCCGCCAAAAGGAGCACCTGCCGGATATGAGTGGTATTGGTTTACCCAAACTCTTCCTGCCTCAATCTGACGTGGAATATTATACAGCTGATGGGCGTCTCTCGTCCATACTCCCGCTCCCAGTCCATAAATGGTATCATTGGCAATTTTCACGGCCTCTTCTTCGTCTTTAAAGGTAGTAAAGGCCAGTACAGGACCGAAAATTTCTTCCTGGAAAATTCTCATTTTATTATTTCCTTTGAAAATCGTAGGCTGAATATAGAAACCATCCTCCAAGTCTTCTCCAAGGTGGTTGGCATCACCTCCCACCAATACTTCAGCTCCTTCATCTTTACCCAGCTGAATATAAGAAAGTATTTTTTCTTTCTGAATTTTTGAAGCCTGCGCTCCCATCATCACGGTTTTATCCAGCGGATTTCCTACTTTGATTGCTTTTACCCTTTCAATAACCCTTTCAATGAAAGCATCTGCTATTCCTTCCTGAACCAGCAGTCTTGACGGACATGTACAGATTTCTCCCTGGTTAAGGGCAAAAAGTACAGCACCTTCAATGGCTTTATCTAAGAATTCATCATCAGCATCCATCACGGAATTGAAAAATACGTTAGGGGATTTCCCTCCTAATTCCAGCGTCACAGGAATAATATTTTCAGTGGCATACTGCATCACCATGCGTCCTGTTGCCGTAGATCCTGTAAAAGCTGCTTTGGATACTTTAGGGTTAGTTACCAGAGCTCTTCCTAATTCTGCACCAAAGCCATTAACAATATTAATCACTCCGGCCGGCAGCAGATCTCCTATCAGCTCCATTAGAATCAGGATAGAAACAGGAGTACTTTCTGCGGGTTTTAAGACTACGCAGTTTCCTGCAGCTAATGCCGGAGCCAGTTTCCAGGTGGCCATAAGAATCGGAAAGTTCCATGGAATAATTTGCGCTATTACTCCCAGAGGTTCATGAACGATCAGGGAAACTGTATCTTTATCAAGTTCATTGTGTGATCCTTCTTCTGCACGGATGACGGATGCAAAATACCTGAAATGATCGATAGCCAGCGGAATATCTGCTGCTAATGTTTCCCTCACTGCTTTCCCGTTATCAATGGTTTCCACAGTGGCCAGATATTCTAAATTCTGTTCTATTCTGTCTGCAATTTTATTAAGGATGATACTTCTTTCTGTAGCCGAAGTATGCTTCCATGTCTGGAATGCTTTCTCCGCAGCATCTACAGCGAGTTCCAGGTCTTCTTTGGATGAATGGGCCACCTGGGTAAAATTCTTACCATCAACAGGTGAAACTACATCAAAATATTGTCCTTTAACGGGTGGAGTGAATTTCCCGTTAATATAATTATCGTATCTGCTTTTAAACTCAGGACGCTGTAGAAGAGTCGCTGATCTTGCTTCTGTAAGAGTGCTCATATTAGTATTATTTTTTATTTTGAATACTGCCAAATTACACGGATGTGATAAAAACCTATAGCACAATCGTATAAAAAAAGTGCAAAATAATACAGGAGGTCTAATTTTAGTATTTTATTAACAGCAACGTTGAGTCAAATTTTCTATATTTGAGTTACCAGTTTTATAAAAACATTTAGAAATGAACAACAATAGTAAGATTTTATTAAATACTCCCGAATTAAGCAAGGAAAACCAGCTATTGAGTCTTGTTGAAAACCAGACAAAGTTCAGTTTAAACAATTGTGAGTTCAGTATTTATGAGACTCATAAAGCTTCTTCCGGGGTAAGGCTTCATTTTGAAAATATTGCTTTTACAGCTATGCTGAGAGGTAAAAAACACATGAAACTGGATAACAAGACGAATTATTTTGATTACTTCCCGGGAGAAAGTATCCTTGTGGCACCCGGTGAAACTATGGTTATTGATTTTCCTGAGGCAGATGAAACTCCTACACAATGTATTTCTTTAAGCTTAAACCCTGATTTTATAGAAGATTCTCTTAATTATTTGAATTACCATCTCCCAAAAGTAGATGAAGTATCACAGTGGAATATTCAGCTGGATGAGTATTTTCTTTTTAATAATCAGGCACTGGCTTCTGCAACCAATAATATTATGAGAATAGCCATGGATGATAATTCGCAAAAGGATATTATGGCTGATTTTGCTTTGAAGGAACTTCTTATAAGGCTTATGCAGACACAGGCCAGAAGTATAGTGGAAAGAAATATTGTAAAAAATAAATCGAGAATTGGTTTTGCAGTTGATTATATTAAAAGGAATCTGCATCAGAAATTGTCGATAGAAAGTATTGCCAAGCTTGCCTATGTGAGCAAATCTAATTTCTTTAAGATGTTCAAAGATGAGCTGGGAACTTCTCCTAATGACTTTATTCTGCAGGAAAGAATCAATAAGGCTAAAGAATTGCTGGCTACCCAAAACAGTATAAAAGAAACGGCTTATCAAACCGGATTTTCGGATACGAATTATTTTACCAGGGTTTTTAAACAACTGGAAGGTATAACACCGAAGAGCTATCAGAACAGGATGCTTGTGCGGGAGTAAAATTCAGATTTGAGATGCGAGGTTCGTTCTACTCTTTTCACATAATTTAATTCTTTTATCATGCTTAAAATAAAGAAGAGCCCCATTTTCATGGAACTCTTCTTAAATATATTAAAAATATGAATTCTTAATATCCATCATTCTGCTTAATGTTAGGATTAGCCTGAATAGCATTGATTGGAATTGGCCATTGCCATAAGTAGCTGTTTGCATCCAGAGTCTGAACAAGTGCTTTTGAACCGTTACCGTCAGCAATATCACCCTTACCTGATCTCTGAACAGAAAGTCCTAATCTTTTCAGCGTGTACCATCTGTCATTTTCAAAAGCAAGCTCTAATCTTCTTTCTTTCAGGATAGCATCTAAAAGAGCTTTTCCAGCTTCTGTTCCAGGAGTGAATGAAGTATATCTTTCTTTTCTCAACTGGTTTAATAAAGTAAGAGCTGTTCCCTCGTCTCCTGATCTGTAAGATGCTTCTGCTACGTTAAGTAATACTTCAGCAGTTCTCAGATATTTAATTGGAACGATGTTAACCGGCCCACCGTTACCTGCATATTTTGTAATGTGATTGTACATTTTTTTGTTGTACAAAGCAGTAGTGAAGTAAGCCGTTTTTCTTACGTCATCATTAGAAAACATGTTGAAGAAAGCATAATCTGCAACAAATTCTGATCTGTACTGCCCGTCAATTAGCTGGTTGTAAGCAACCCCTACTGTATTACGCTCAGGTGCAGCATTTGAAATCTGGAATAAAACCCCATCGGTAATTTTAGCCAGTCCTTCATTTTCTTTCCAGATTCTGTTGAAGTTATCCAATGTTGTAACACTTGGTGAAAGTCCTAATGCCAATTGGCCATATTTTACAGTATTGGCATACTCTCCTTTATAAAGGTATACTCTTGATAATAATCCATATATGGCAGCTTTGCTGAATCTTCCTTTGTCAGCATCGTTCTGTGTAATTTTATCAGCAGCAAATAACAAGTCATTAATCACTTTCTTATAAGACTCATCTACTGATAAACTTCTGGATGAATTATTATTTAAAGGATTAAAAGATTCAGAATAATAAATTCCATATTGGTGTTGTGCTGTTGAATTCTGTGTAGGAATTACAGAATACGCTCTTAAGATATCAAAGTGAGCCGCTGCTCTGATCGCTCTGGCTTCTGCTTCTACATTATCTTTTTGAGTACCTGTTAATACTCCGTTATTTAAATAAGATAAAACGAAGTTAGCTCTGCTTACTACTGCATATGCCGCACTGAATAATCCTGTAGTCTGCGAATTATCTGAAGAGAATTCAAAATTGGAAGCTGAAGCATTAGAGTTTCTTCCTGCATCTGAAATGATAAGGTTATCGGTAGTAAGGTCACCCATAATAAGCTGGTTACCTGCATCACTAGTGTAATAACCTGTTCCTTTAAATGCAGTATAAGCTCCATCTAAAGCCTGTCTGAATGATTCAGGTCTGGTCATCGCCTGCTCTTCTGCCTCATTCACTGATGAAATCTGATCCAAATTTCTTTCGCAAGACGTTAACGATACAAAAACAGTCAACGCAGCTAAACTTATTGTTATTATATTCTTTTTCATAAAGCTATTCAATATTAAAATTCTAATTGCATTCCCACCATGATCGTTCTTACAGCAGGATAAGTATAAAGGTTAAATGATCCTGGAACAAATAATGATGCAGATTCAGCAGATCCTACAGAAATTTCCGGTTCTCCGTGGAAACTTGTTACTGTAAATAAGTTCTGCCCTTGTACAAACAATCTTAGTTTATTAATTGGCGCATCTTCTCCAAGCAACGTTTTATCAAATGTATATCCTAACGTAAGAGATCTTAATCTTAAGTAATCTGATTTTTCAATCCACTGATCAGAATCACGCATACCATTAGAATCCACTCTTTGGAATACTCCAGTATCACCTGGTTTTCTCCACATATTAGCAGCTGCCTGTGCCATGTTTCTTCCACCTTTAGCCTGAGTAGGGTCAACCGCAAGAGCATACATGTTGTTATAGGTATAACCTCCTAACTTGAATGTGAAATCTGCACTGAAATCGAATCCTTTATATTGAAGTGTAGTTCCGAAACCTCCAAAGCTTTTTGGGAAAGGAGATTTATCTGTAAGAGGAACAGCATCAGAAGCACTGTATTTTTCTGTAATGTTTCCTGCTTTATCATAATATTGGGCATTTCCATTATCTGGGTTTACTCCTGCAAATCTAACGCTATAGAATGCATATGGAGACTCACCTACTTTAAGATAAGTATATCCTAGGTTTCTTTCAGTTTGTCCTTCTGCCAGCTTATCAAGAGTTGATTTCTGGAAAGAGATATTAGCACGTACCGTCCATTGGAAATCTTTCTTTCTCATCACATCTACGCTTAATTCAGCTTCAAGACCTTTCTGAGTCATATCACCAGCATTGATATACTGATAGTATGAACCTTCCTGCTTATCTAATGGTACTAATTGTACGAAATCTTTTCTCTTATTTTGATAAACTTCTACGGATCCACGAATTCTTCTCTTCCACATTACAAAGTCAACCCCTGCGTTAGTTACCGCATTAGATTCCCATTTCAGATTCTGGTTACCAACAATATAAACTTTTTCAGTGTTGTTATAAGTTCCAGGGAATAAAGCTGCGTTATTTCCGTATAAATCGAAACCAACATTGGCTACGTTGTAATAGTCAGATAATGAACCGTCATTTCCTGTTGTTCCGTAAGAAGCTCTAAGTTTCAAATCGTTGATGAAACCTCCTTTCATGAAATCTTCTTTCGCAATGTTCCAAGCAGCACTTGCAGACCAGAAGATTCCGCTCTTGTTATTAGCTCCAAATCTTGAAGAAGCATCTCTTCTTAATGATGCAGTTGCTAAATATTTACCTTCATAATCATAGTTTACCATACCAGCTAAACTGAAAAGGGTATTTCTGATTTTAGTTCCAGTAAATGTATTTCTGTCTGAAGGAGTTGTGATAGACGGAACGCTAAGTGTTGTGGATTTTAATCCATAAGCACTTGCATTCACTGTTTCAGTGAAGTTATCGTTATATTCAATAAATCCTAAGAAATCAAAATTATGTTTTCCGAATGATTTCTTATAATTTAATGAGTTATTCCATGTATAGTTAAATCCATAGAATGAGTTTTTCGCTAATGAACCTGTAGGAACTTTGTTGGTTGTTAAATCGAGGTTAGATCCCTTTTTCATCCAATTGGTATTCATATACCAATCGTAAAGTCCGTTGAAATTCGTTTTAAATTTCAGTCCGTCTGTGATCTTATATTCTCCAAATAAAGTTACCGGAATTCTTAGTCTCTGATCTTCAGATCTGTTATTACGGATCTGCTCTACAGTGTTTGAACCCGCTCTCATCTTTTGGTTGTAGCTTCCGTCCGGATTGTAAATAGGCTCATAAGGAGCGTATTTATACATTGCAGCGAATGGGTTCTGTGTATTGTTTCTGTCTCTGAAGTTTTCTGTAACCTGATACTGAATACCAAGGTTAACTCCTACATTTAACTTTTCACTTAGTTTATTCGTAAATCCGAAGTTACCTGTATATCTCTTAAGCCCGTCTACATCTTTAAGAATACCGTTATCTGCATCATATCCTAATGAATAGTAGAATGTACTTTCTCTGGATCCTCCCTGTGCGCTAAACAAATAAGACTGAATGCTTGAAGGTCTCAACAGATCTTTTTGCCAGTTGTGATCATAAAATGCAAGAGCATCCATTTCCTTTTGAGTTCTTGGAGCTACACCTAAATAACCTAACTCATTCTGGTAGTTCATTAACTCTCTGGCATTCATCATCGTGAAGTTCTTATCCTTCAGCTTTTCACTGAAACCAAACTTACTTTCAAACGAATAATGAGTTTTTCCAACTTTTCCGGCTTTAGTTGTCACTACAACTACCCCGTTTGCTCCTCTTGCACCATACTGAGCTGTAGCAGCAGCATCTTTAAGAACGGAAATTGATTCTACATCTGCAGGGTTAATCGCACTGAACTGTTTAGCAGTCATGTACATTCCATTTACTACATAAGTAGGTTCAGAAGAACCACCAACACCGGCAACCCCTCTTACCATAATGGTAGCTGTAGAACCTGGCTGCCCTGTAGCACTCTGTACATATACCCCTGATGCTCTACCCTGTAAAGAGTTTCCGATAGATGTTGTAGGAGAGTTTCTTCTGATCGCATCTCCACTTACAACGGCCTGGGCCTGGGTAATTTCATCTGCTTTTTTCTTCTGATATCCAGTAACGATTACCTCATCGATCTTATTCTCCTTCAGAATAGAATCATTCTTAGATTTTTGCGCATAGGCAGCTTGTCCTAAAAAAAACAAAGCTCCAGCACTTAATACATGTAACTTCACATTCATATTAACAGATTTTAATATATTCAAGGGGACAAATATGTTAATAAATATCAATAACATCAATTTATTAAAACCTGAAAACAGCCTACCAGAAAAGGATTTTCCTTACTTAACTCTAAAAAATGATAAAAAAAAATCCAATTGTATTTGAATTTTTAAAGAAAACCGAAGTATTTCAAACATTAACGGAATTTTAACGAAAAACAAAATAAAAATTAATGTACATTAATTTAAAAAATAAAGTGAAAAAAATTAACAATAATAGATCAAACAAGTAAAAAAATAAAACAAGCAACTTGTGGTTTTTAACCAAAATCAGCAAAAAGGCGAATGTTTTTTAGTTAAACAGGTCAGAAAATAACCTGATAAAAATCAGGAAGACCACCTAAAAAGGTGGCCTCCGTAAAAATAAAATTAAAAATCTGTTAATATATGATGCCTAAAATCCAGTTTAAATTAGTATATTTTTGAGAATATTTTCTGACTTTATTTTTGCCATCATGTTATATTTTTTATAATATTACGCTTTCAACTCTAACAGTTTTCTCAAATATCAATCTTAAAAATTATATAGAAAAATATAGAGACAACCTCTTTTATAAGTTTTGGCTATAGTCTATTTTTGAAAACTATAATACCTCGCCCCCATTAAAACAGGGCTTTCTGTTTCAATAGAAATAAGACCAAACCCTTTGTATTCCGGATTTACAGACTTATTTAATTGCTTCCTGTGAAGCTTTTCATAGGTTTCAAAATTAATAGCTTTTCTATGGTTCAGATTTTCGAATAAATTCCATTTTTCTACCACGGTTTTCCAATTAGCAGATACCTTGCCGGCAAACACTTTTGATTTGGAACCACTGCCATATCCAACGAATCCGATTTCTTCTCCGGACAGATCTTCATTATCGTTAAAGGAAGTCTGCAGCCCGGAAAGGAATGCCATAAAAATAGAGGCTGTATACATATTGCCTATCTCTGATGAAGCCCTTTGTGTCTTTTCAATAGCTTTATTAATCAGTTGCAGGTAATTTTCAGATTTCGCAACTGCTTTTTGCTGATCTGGAGTTTCATATGAAATTCCGTTTTCCAGACTATAAATTTCTGTAAAGACTCTCTTCCCATGGAAAGCATATGGCAAATGGAAAACAATATATCTCCAGTCTTCATAAGGCTTTTCTTTTCCTGTAATCTCTTTATAATGCTGATAAGCTTCTCTGATTCTATCCTGATAACACTGATTGGAATACTGCCCATCAAAAACCGGTTCATCTGTAAAGATCTCAATTTTATCAGGATACATTTCAGGAGCCCCGTTCAGATCTTCTTTTTTATATTGCCTTCTCGGTTTAAAGAAATCAAAAACACTTTCTGTAGCTACTCCCCAATTATTTTCGATTTCAAGAAGATCAGGTTTTGCAGAAATCAACAATGCAACAGCTCCACCTCCCTGTGTATATTCTCCAGAGGAAGCCAGTTCATATTTTGCATAATCGCTTGCAATAATTACCGCTTTTTTATCAGGATTGACTCTTACAAAATCTAAGGCGTTATGCAGAGCATCTACTCCACCTACACAAGCAAAAGTCATGTCTAATACATCACAGTTTTTAAAAGCTCTTTCTCCAAATTCTCCTTCCAACACCTTTTCAACCATCTGTATCGCATAGGAAGCGGTTGGCTTTGCTGCATCTACAGCACTTTCTGTACCCATATAAATTCTGGAGATTTCTCTAGGATTGATCTTATAATCCTGAATCAATCTCAATAATGCTTCTGCAGCAAAGGTTGCGGCATCTTCATGCAAATCAGGTAATCCCATTTTATGAAGTCCT
Coding sequences:
- a CDS encoding chaperone modulator CbpM, whose translation is MNERISREELVRIYNIEITFFDELVDYGLLNIQIENDIHYLMYEDLPDLEKFANWHYDLEINLPGLEVIHNMLKKLDALKRRNRELMNKLSAISDQYEDI
- a CDS encoding DnaJ C-terminal domain-containing protein → MAYIDYYKILGVDKSATQDDIKKAYRKLARKLHPDLNPDDKESERKFKELNEANEVLSNPENRAKYDKYGENWKHGEEYEKAQQQQRQYQQQHNYGGGFSGADFGEGEDFSDFFQNMFGGAGGFGRSSRGRASGKFKGQDVQAELTLNLRDAAVTHPQTFEINGKKVRITIPAGVYDGQKIKLKGHGNPGVNGGPNGDLYITFNIPIDPDFERIGDDLKTKVAIDLYTAVLGGDVKVNTLNGSVNLKVKPETQSGMTVRLKGKGFPVYKKESEHGDLFVTYEVKLPTNLTDKQKELFEQLKNS
- a CDS encoding dicarboxylate/amino acid:cation symporter encodes the protein MKEVLKNYSGILFLLLGITIGSIIGIIAPGLVEFIKPLGDIFLNLLFVSVVPLVFFAVSNSIASLEQQSKFGKIILIMALTFLFFILTAAIFTICAVYLFPVSGVSGSSDIIAEAANEDSWGNRIVSFFTVGEFTSLFSRQNMLALLIFAFMTGFAARKTGEAGHPFRVFIASGYEVMKELLLLVMKMAPVGLGAYFAYQVATLGPQLFGFYAKPLGLYYIAGIIYFLVFFSIYAFMANGRNGVKSFWTNAIYPTLTAISTCSSFATMPANLQAASKIGIPNSIANLVIPIGTTLHKNGSSMSSIIKIYVAFLIIGKDFFDPANLLLALGITVFVSIVAGGIPNGGYIGEMLMISVYKLPQEAIPAVMIIGTLVDPLATVLNSVGDIVAAMFVNRFVKVDK
- a CDS encoding DUF779 domain-containing protein, whose protein sequence is MKGKISRLSATEKALEVIRELEEKYGELMFYQAGGCCEGTQPQCFEKGGFFPRMNDAMIGTINGHEFWIDRDLFEYWKYSHFTLDVTDGFGPGGFSLETPLGKTFKVQYRLFSPEEYENLESVKRSE
- the adhP gene encoding alcohol dehydrogenase AdhP, which encodes MIPKTMKAAVVQGFGQPLKIEEVPVREPGRYEVLVKVIACGVCHTDLHAVDGDWPAKPKMPLIPGHEGVGIVVACGPEAFVKEGDAVGVPWLYSACGCCDYCITGWETLCEAQKNGGYSVDGGFAEYVIADSRYVGHLKSDVNFLEIAPILCAGVTVYKGLKETETKPGEWVAISGIGGLGHVAVQYAKAMGMHVAAIDVADDKLDLAKKLGADLVVNAKNTDPGEYLHKEVGGMHGALITAVSPIAFKQGIDVLRRKGTIALNGLPPGSFELPIFETVLKRITVRGSIVGTRKDLQEALDFANEGLVKATVTSAKLEDINDVFDKMKKGQIDGRIVLDIAGSN
- a CDS encoding aldehyde dehydrogenase family protein, yielding MSTLTEARSATLLQRPEFKSRYDNYINGKFTPPVKGQYFDVVSPVDGKNFTQVAHSSKEDLELAVDAAEKAFQTWKHTSATERSIILNKIADRIEQNLEYLATVETIDNGKAVRETLAADIPLAIDHFRYFASVIRAEEGSHNELDKDTVSLIVHEPLGVIAQIIPWNFPILMATWKLAPALAAGNCVVLKPAESTPVSILILMELIGDLLPAGVINIVNGFGAELGRALVTNPKVSKAAFTGSTATGRMVMQYATENIIPVTLELGGKSPNVFFNSVMDADDEFLDKAIEGAVLFALNQGEICTCPSRLLVQEGIADAFIERVIERVKAIKVGNPLDKTVMMGAQASKIQKEKILSYIQLGKDEGAEVLVGGDANHLGEDLEDGFYIQPTIFKGNNKMRIFQEEIFGPVLAFTTFKDEEEAVKIANDTIYGLGAGVWTRDAHQLYNIPRQIEAGRVWVNQYHSYPAGAPFGGYKQSGIGRENHKMMLDHYRQTKNMLISYNKNKLGFF
- a CDS encoding AraC family transcriptional regulator, with product MNNNSKILLNTPELSKENQLLSLVENQTKFSLNNCEFSIYETHKASSGVRLHFENIAFTAMLRGKKHMKLDNKTNYFDYFPGESILVAPGETMVIDFPEADETPTQCISLSLNPDFIEDSLNYLNYHLPKVDEVSQWNIQLDEYFLFNNQALASATNNIMRIAMDDNSQKDIMADFALKELLIRLMQTQARSIVERNIVKNKSRIGFAVDYIKRNLHQKLSIESIAKLAYVSKSNFFKMFKDELGTSPNDFILQERINKAKELLATQNSIKETAYQTGFSDTNYFTRVFKQLEGITPKSYQNRMLVRE